A single region of the Alphaproteobacteria bacterium genome encodes:
- a CDS encoding DUF1611 domain-containing protein encodes MKPKALPYDRPTQPKTAIIYCEDNFGRIDGKTANGLIRYSEKYKILAVIDSTKAGQDCGMVLDDSPNNIPVCRNLPEALKVSGGVPDSFIYGMAPLSGMLSENERGIMLEAITLGMNIVNGLHEFLNEDPEFAAASALNNVNILDIRKPRDKKDLKVFSGRIKEVTCPRIAVLGTDSAIGKRTTATILTKALNDRDIKAVMVGTGQTGLIQGARYGLAIDAIAPQFCSGEMEAAVIEAFEGESPDVIIIEGQGALSHPAYLTSSYILRGSRPDGVILQHAPGRINLSDYPEIPMPSATREINLIETFSDTKVIGLTINHENMTDDEIGEAITHYEDTLDIPATDALTRSPDHLVEMILLAFPVLEKKMPAVAK; translated from the coding sequence ATGAAACCAAAAGCGCTTCCCTATGACAGACCAACACAACCTAAAACAGCGATCATTTATTGCGAAGATAATTTTGGAAGAATAGATGGAAAAACCGCCAATGGACTTATCCGTTATTCAGAAAAATATAAAATTCTTGCGGTCATCGATAGTACAAAAGCGGGACAAGATTGCGGCATGGTGCTGGATGACTCGCCCAATAATATCCCTGTCTGCCGCAATCTTCCCGAAGCCTTGAAGGTATCTGGAGGGGTGCCGGATAGCTTTATCTATGGCATGGCTCCTTTAAGCGGCATGCTGTCCGAAAATGAACGTGGCATTATGCTTGAAGCCATCACTCTTGGCATGAATATCGTGAACGGTCTTCATGAGTTTTTGAATGAAGACCCAGAATTTGCCGCCGCAAGCGCCTTGAATAACGTAAACATTCTTGATATTCGAAAACCACGCGACAAAAAAGATTTGAAAGTATTTAGTGGCCGTATCAAAGAAGTCACCTGTCCGCGTATTGCTGTGCTTGGTACTGATAGCGCTATCGGTAAACGCACCACCGCTACGATATTAACCAAGGCATTAAATGACCGTGATATTAAAGCGGTGATGGTTGGAACGGGTCAAACTGGCTTAATTCAGGGTGCGCGCTATGGCCTTGCTATTGATGCTATTGCGCCGCAATTTTGCTCTGGTGAAATGGAAGCCGCCGTTATAGAAGCCTTCGAAGGAGAAAGCCCTGACGTTATTATTATCGAGGGACAAGGCGCGCTCAGCCACCCGGCCTATCTAACTTCTTCCTATATCCTAAGAGGAAGCCGGCCTGATGGTGTTATCCTGCAACATGCACCGGGACGAATTAATCTTAGTGATTATCCTGAAATACCAATGCCGAGTGCAACCAGAGAGATTAATCTCATCGAAACATTTTCTGATACAAAGGTTATTGGCCTTACTATCAACCACGAAAACATGACAGATGATGAGATTGGTGAAGCGATCACGCACTATGAAGACACGCTTGATATTCCCGCTACAGATGCCTTAACCCGCTCACCAGATCATCTGG
- a CDS encoding glycosyltransferase family 9 protein, which produces MVASSPLNPRNILVYVGLDLVGDGLIKIPFVRALRETFPKAHITWMAGKGKSAFSSLLKPIVDPLLDTVIENQKFGTGFKDLFKKQVTTHYDLIIDTQNGFLTALNLKKIPHTTFISSAFNFLLSDIKYTAGKLPTSLGERLVAFVNMLRKRPLNTLPPLPISEEMKSEINRLLPQNLLPYVGLVPGAGGKHKCWPLENFCELAQWLLTQKTQPVFLIGPQEIDWIDSIKAKVPGALFPLQKESSFKYSPLLTIALGLRLKFVISNDCGTAHMLAVSNTPILSLFGPTNSEKFAPSTKMVRVLTAQSFGGKEMLNIPLSAVQEESSHFLEHSSQQKGAFS; this is translated from the coding sequence ATGGTAGCTTCTTCCCCCCTTAATCCCAGAAACATTCTTGTTTACGTAGGCCTTGATCTGGTCGGAGATGGCTTGATCAAGATACCCTTTGTCCGTGCTCTAAGAGAAACATTTCCAAAAGCCCATATTACTTGGATGGCAGGAAAAGGAAAAAGTGCTTTCAGCTCTCTTCTAAAACCCATCGTAGATCCCTTACTAGATACGGTCATAGAGAATCAAAAATTCGGAACTGGCTTCAAGGATCTTTTTAAGAAACAAGTTACGACCCATTATGATCTTATTATTGACACACAAAACGGATTTCTAACCGCCCTTAATCTTAAAAAAATACCTCATACGACCTTTATTTCATCTGCCTTTAACTTTCTTCTTTCGGACATAAAATATACCGCAGGAAAACTCCCCACTTCTTTGGGCGAGCGCTTGGTTGCTTTTGTAAATATGCTACGAAAAAGGCCTTTGAATACATTGCCACCTCTGCCCATTTCGGAAGAGATGAAATCAGAAATCAACCGTCTCCTTCCTCAGAATCTTCTCCCCTACGTGGGTCTTGTTCCTGGCGCTGGTGGAAAGCACAAATGCTGGCCTTTGGAAAACTTTTGCGAACTTGCTCAATGGTTGTTAACGCAAAAAACACAGCCCGTATTTTTGATTGGCCCTCAAGAGATAGATTGGATCGATTCTATTAAAGCTAAAGTACCAGGTGCCCTTTTTCCACTGCAAAAAGAATCTTCCTTTAAGTACTCCCCCTTACTGACCATAGCGTTGGGCCTAAGACTGAAATTTGTTATTTCCAACGACTGTGGCACGGCGCACATGCTGGCTGTGTCGAATACACCCATTTTGTCCCTTTTTGGCCCAACCAATAGTGAAAAATTCGCCCCTTCCACCAAGATGGTAAGAGTTCTCACTGCGCAGTCCTTTGGTGGGAAAGAAATGCTAAATATACCGTTAAGTGCGGTACAAGAGGAATCAAGCCATTTTTTGGAGCACTCGTCCCAACAAAAAGGGGCTTTTTCTTAA